Within the Melopsittacus undulatus isolate bMelUnd1 chromosome 5, bMelUnd1.mat.Z, whole genome shotgun sequence genome, the region GAAGAGAGGTGAGAGAAGGCAACAGGCTATAGTTCAAGAACAGGAGATGCAGATATTGCAGGCATGGGCTAATCTGGAACTCCCAAGATACCTCAGCAGCAAAACAGTAATGTGCAGTGCAGTAAAAATCCACAAGGACACCTATTAATGGGAAGGGCTGGTATCAGAGGAGAGGCTGCTCCCACTATAGAAGAAAACAAGgtacagccccagcacacaTGCACTTTAGCCCCTGCTTCATGGGGCTCTGGTGCTGCCAAAACACCCATGTACTGCCTTGTCTTTTGTTGTCAGCAAGGCCTGCCATTGGGTTTGTGCTGTTGTCACTTAAAGCAAAGCCAAAGGTCTGAGAGTAGACCTCAGGCTCTTTTGCAagagtgaaaatgagaaatagctCCTTCCTTCCATACTTTTCTGCTACTGAATCCCGAGAGCTAACACACACCTGCTCTCCTCTGGCTGCCCCCCTCCTCAGCACATTCCCCTTGTGCTGcagcctcagtgctgctgctctcatctTGTTCAATGTAGGCTCCTCCTTTGCCAGCTCGGTCCCCATTTCTCTATCATCACTCTACACTAAACAcctccacacagctgcttggCACAAGGACCCTATGATTCTGAAAGactccctcctgctgcatcaACAAATCTGGACTTAGAAGAGCCACAGCTTCCCTTTCGGGAAACAGCATTCTGCCTTCCAAAGCTGCTCTCCACTCAGTTCCCAAAGAAGCTTTCCTGTCTGTGGGAAAGACCCAGCATGAACAACAACAGAAAGAGGATCTTTTTCACCTAAGCAGGCACTATAGCACATGAGATGTGGAAGGAGCTAAGATACACTTCATCTCAGTTTGATCAGAAAAAGATGTTCGTCTTCATCCTGCTCCAGTCTCGGTCTTATTTGGCAATCAAGTTATTTTTATAGATGCTTTTCACTGCTCTAAAGATGGtaataggaaggaaaaagagagcgATACAAAGAATTAGGCACAAGGGTGGGAATGGGCTGGACAACACAGGAATGTGGAGCCCTGATGGGGTGAGTTAATGGCAATGGAAACCCTCCTGCTTCAGCACAGCTGGCCTGATTTCAGGGTCACTCCTCCTTATGCCaacattttcctcctccttctcctcctatGATCCTCACTTCTCTGCTTGGAACATGAGCTAGTCTTTCCACTGCAAAGCTAATAGGGCAAGTTCATCATGTTTGTCACCCTCTGCCTGCTACAGCCCAGGCACTGGGCACCCTGTCAAGCCAACTGTTAGGGAAGGGTGGGAAGAGTGGTAAAGGTGGAGACATAGATCTGCCTCCTCAATGAGCTGAATCAATTCAATATGATGACAGGCCAGATACTGACTGTACCCATCACTGTCAAACACTAGATAGATATCCCTGTTCCTCTGTATGGTCTTGTCTGCATGGCCCAGGCTGCACACACTCTCTGGATAGCATCGTGGTCCCAAGAGTCTCTTGGCCTAGGGTGGGTCTGCCCAGAGCTCCATGAGCTCCCTCATACCTGAACAGCAGACAGATGGATCCTGTGCCTTGGCAGGCTCTGTCtttccccacagcacccattgcTGACTCAGAGCTTtgcccttctcctctcccttttaCCCCACAGCAAGAAGGAACAGCCAACACATGCAAGCACCAatcctgcagcaggcacagcccACAAGACTGCAGAGGCAGCCAAAGAGGCACACAACAGTGCCATGTGTTTTAGCACTGCTCTGAATTCCCCAAAAAGTCATCCATGCCAAGATGAAGATTGCAGCTTCTAGATCCCCCCATTTTCTAAAAGCACACATACCCAAGCCCAACTCTGTCCCCTTCCCTTTCAGTACTGGTAACGAATGCCCACATGCATACCAAAACCATGCATGTTAGCACTCATGCACATATGAAACCATGCACTTGTAAACATACACTCCCACTGTCTGATTCATTTCCCCTGCAGCTTGTCCCAGCCCCAGTACACGCATGTACTGCAGGGAAGATGCTTCAGTGCCTGTGGCCAAGCCAGTGCAGTGTTGTTGGGGCAGGGGTGAAAAaggagtaaaagaaaataataataataaaaaaaaaataaaataatcttttccctctgcttcctgTGTGCCTGCTCCAGGACTGGTTGAGCATCAGGGCAAGACAGAGCCCAGGACAGATGCATTGAGCCTGTGGAAAGAGGCTGCATCTTCGGGAGAACACCTTGGAAGCAAAGGatttctcttctccaaaataCTCTTTGAACACGGAGgtatacaaaaaataaatgcatactGAGATGCTTTTGCACATTCACTCATCCAAAAAATGCCTGTGACACACATCTGCACACGTGACCACTCGCATTGGTTTGTGCCTGCTGACTCACATGCTCACTGAATAGCTCAATCTTGCATCTGTGCTTGCTCCAATCCACAAAGGACAAGGGTGGACAGGAGCAGCTGCCCTCTCTCCCCATGGGaccctcccagcttcccactgaGGAAAACCCACCAGCTGGCTGCCGAGAGTCTCTCCAATCAGCAGGAGAAGTTCAGGAGATGCAAGCCTTTATCCTACCGCCAGAGTAGGTCCCCACCATCTCTCCTCCACCTGCCCATGCCTCCCTTCATATAAGAGTGTCCCCAGGAATCATTCTGGGATGAAGGAAATAAGAGAAGGAAGGGCGGGAGGGCAGAGACCCCAGAGAAATGGCACTTCCCACCCagaaccaaagaaaacaaagaaaggaacaGATTAAAACACCCGACTCTTTCCCTTTGTTGTGAAGTTCTGATTTCCCACACGAGCCCCAGTGCTCTCACCCAGCACCCTCCACTTTTCGGTAGGGGTTCTCCAACAAGTAGCGGAACCGCTGGTAGTTCTTGAGCAGGTACTTGGGAGCATACATCTGCTCCTTGGGATCAGCAGGAGGATACTCCTGTGTAGTACCATCAAACCAGCCACCAGTTCGGATCAGCTCCCGGATATAATTGAGGTCTCGTTTATCCTCGTAGTCACCCCAGCGGGGGAAGTCCCCATTCTGGGCCGACACCAGTTTGAAGTAGATCCCCTCTGGGGTGAAACACCAGGAGCAGTGCCAGCCAGCAAAGTGGAGAGGGCTGCCCAGTGACCACTGCACCAGGATGTGTCCTGTGCTGTTCTCGTACTGCCGAAAGCCAGGCATGGTGTAGTACTCGCGGCGCCGCAGACGGATCCCGTCGTTAGCATAGACAGCCTGGAGCATCCCCATGGTGCAGCCTGAGACCACCTCCAAGGTACCTGGTTGCTTCCAGAAGAAGCCGTAGAGTGACTTGCGCATGTGAAAGGCAAAGGGCTCTGTCCAGCCGTCATAGAGCTTGAGGAAGAGCACGCCATCACGGGCTGGGATCTCATCAGCATCATCGATGATGAAGACATCATCCGGGCGCAGGTTGTGGAGGCGCGAGATGCCGTCCCGGGTGAGAAAGGTGCGCAGGTAATCATCGGCAATCCAGCCATCCTGGCGGCCTCCAGGTGGGAAGTGGTCCAGGAAGACGTAGAGCACTTTGTGGCGGATGTAGTCAAAGGAGCCGTTGAGGAGCATCTCACGGAACTTGAGGGGTCGCGGCTCTCCATAGGCTGTGAAGTTCGACTCGCACACCACAAAGGCATCCACCACATCTCCCAGCTCATGGAAGCGGACATCCAGCAGGTCAAACTCATGGTTGACATTGATAGCATTGATGACGCGCCGGGGGACCTCCCGTGGCACAAGGCGGTCCTTGGTGGGCAGGTTAGAGTACTGAACCACGGTGGGGACCCCGCAGCTGGGGCCATGCCAGCCAGGCAGGCACACACACTCTACCCACTTGCGCCGCTTGGTCCCAGTGGCGCTCAGCGGCTTGCGAGCTGGCCGCCCCGATGCCGCACCATCCACTCGCTCCTCCAGCCGCCCTCCCACGGGTGGCTTCTCCAGCACCTTGGTGCCTGGTTTAAAGCAAATGCCACCAGCTTTGGTACGGACGAAATACTCTGTTGTGTCTTCTGGCAGCACAAACTTGGCTTTGTGCAGCTCTTCGCTGGCTCTGCTgggtggcaggggctggagcaacGGGGAGTGCGAGTACAGGGGTGTGCGGAGCAACTCTGCGCCCCCTGGCTCAGGGCTGACCTGAGGTGTGACAGGGGCATTGTTCCAGAAGAAGCTGGAGACAAGGTTGGGACTAAGCGAAGCCAGTTCCCGGGGGAAGGTGACATAGGAAAGGGCCTTGAGGAAGTGCAAGAAGGAGATGAGGCAGAGACCAGCCATGCAGAGAGTCAGAAAGAGCTTATGGCGACTCATCTTCATCCTGTGGAAAAGCCATGAAAAGGAAAGTCACATTCAGTAGTTACTGAGGTGCAAAAAGCTTACCACTGGTAGAAAGACAGGCTGGGGATGGCAGAAAGCTGGTCTAAACTCAGCATGCACCTTCAAGACTTGAATCTAAGAATACTCCCCCCACTCCTGCCATCTTCAGTGGGCTTTTTTGCCTCGGCTGGGTTACACCAAGCTGAACCTCTCCTAGAGGAGTCACAGTCTTATAAATGCACAAAGACAAGAAAGGCACCAGTGACAGGGTAGAAAAATGGGAAACCCACAACAACAGGAATACATGATCTAGTGAACTCACCACACTTGGCATATTTGTCCCTATTCATtgacagaaacaaaatgaacGCAGGCCTCCTCAGACCCTGCATCCCCAGGGTGTTGGAGGAAGATGAAGAGAAAGTAGAGAGCAGGAAGGATGAGACAGAGTAAAGGGTACACATCTGAAATGTCTTGAAGTCTTAAAGGACCGAGATCATCAGTCAGGCTGCCAGAACCAAGAAAACACCTACACTCCCcagattatttcagtgtttgctcAACACACGCCCTGAAAACCACACTCATTCCTAGGAAATGCTACCCAGGTTCATGTGGGggacaggaaacaaaaataaatgagattttGTTACTTTTAGTCTTCCCCCATCCTTCTCAAGTCCAACGTATTCCCAAATGTTGCccattgctttttgttttgggtaCCAGACACAGGAGTTTTTTTGCGTCTGGATCAAGGTGGCTAAAACAAACACCTAGCTGTCTCCACTAGTAATATAGTGCCATCATAACAGATCCATGTCAGGCCAGCAGGaaaccagcagcacagaacCCTTCCCTCCAAACAATATGACATACTGCCTTCACCCTCTCCCTACACCACCTCCCCTCCTCCAGCCCAGGCATGGAGCACAGAGCTGTTGTCAGGCAGAGAAGTGATTGAATACTACAATctagaaaaaagaggaaagaaaaaaacaagagaaagaacaaagaaaaaaagtaagctCACCCAATGCTTCaccaaggaaaagaagaggcCTTGCCCTCTGCTCTTTAGGGAGGAGAAGGTTGGGGCAAAGGTGGGCAAGAGAACAAGGTCACCAAAAGCTCTTTGCAAAGCAGAGGCTGTCCTCTCTTCCCTAGAGCATGAAATCCTCTGTGCAACAGCAGGCAAAGAGGCAGAGACCCAGGGACTCCCTCCGAACCCCCCCCACACCACACATACCACCATACCCCCTCTACAACATGCTCCCCCGTGGCAACTCTCTGCCATCCACCATCCCCCTTCCAGGGCCAAAGTTCCCAACAGGCACCACATGGCCCACGCCATCACTTACAAACCCTCCACCCGGCACAGCAATGCCAGCCGCTCCTCTGCAGGAGGTGGTTCCCACTCCTGGGGACACAGGGAAGCTGCCCCATACAGGGGTTGTCCTGCTCCCCTGGGCAGGGCTCCTCACGGCTGACACGTGtccccaggcaggagcagaggaaagaagaacCCATCCCACTGCCGCTGTTTCAGAGGATGTTAAGTAGGATACAGCAAAGTGCGTTTACTGATTAACTTGGAGGGAATTTAATACTAAAGTGAAAAGCCATAAAGCATTTAGACAGATGGCAACTgcccaaaagaaaacatatttggCTCTTTACAGATGGCTCAGATGCAGACTTGGGTAGAGGGGTTGACCACAGTTATACCTTACAGCTCAGTGAAAAGCATTTCTGGATGCTTTGTGGTTACCTTTTTAGTGAGAACCACCGTCCACCAACACTGTCCTCCATGCTTGGGTGGCAGAGTGAGGAGTCTCACACCAAGCTATGAAGGGGGGGATCACAAGCCTGAAGCTGGTGGAAAAGTTACAGCACTGGCGTGGGAGGGaagtaaaaaaagaagtaagaaaaagAGATCCCTTGATCCTATTTGTTAACATTTATTATGGGGTTTTTATATACTTTGACATGGCACAGGTCAGCAGAGGGACAGGGTCCTGGCTTTGCATCCTCCCAGAAGGACATCTTGTCAGGCAGAATGGAAAGAAGGATACAGTGGCTCTCCTCAGGGGTCATGGCAGGTCCTCACCTTCTGCACCCACCTCCATAGCTCCACAATCTGACCGCACACACCTGATTGTGGTCCAGCTGGTGGAAGGCCACCTTTGGGGTGGCCCAGCCATAAAGGGGCTGATGTTCTTCTGTTCAAAGCCATAAGGACCATCTTGGGCCTTGCTAACAAACTTTCTTCATGGGGGCAaaacaaggagctgcaggaacaCCCAAAGCATCTTCTTGTGTTTAGggtatttatatttcttttttccttaaggcTCTATTAATATCTTGCTGGAGCAGTGAGATCACTTGCAAGGTAGAGGATTATCCAGTGCCTTTTCCTGGCATGTCACCAGTTCTTCATGTGTCTTGAAGTGTGGGGAAGCAAAGGGCacatggaaatggaaaacacCAAATTAACAGCAACTGGTTGTCAGGAGGAAGCATCCCTTGCTGGTAAATTAGTACAGCTTTTCCCAGTCAGGCATCCTGCTCTTTCTCCAAGGCATCACATCCAGACATCAGGTTGCTCTCTCAGATGCTAAAACCTGGGCAAGATAAATGGCTGGTCTGCTCCAATAAGGCAACCCCAATGGCTGCCAGGTACTGGTGGTTTCACTCCAGTTCCTGCAGGACACACAAAGGCAGGGCAGCCAGCTTCCTCTTggccagcccagcccagaggGTAGGTGCTGAAGGAGTCACACAAGGCACATCTCTGTCTCCTTCCCAGACGGCCGTGATGCTCCACATGCCACAGTAAATTCCCAGACAAAAGGTCTTAACTCCTGACATTCAAACCCCTTCACTTTCTGGGATGTGGTGTGCCATGTCAACATAGCAGGATGCACGGCTTTAGGAAGTAAAGCAGATTTTCCTCACTTGACATTTGCATACATCAATATCTGTCAGGCTCAGCACACGGCTCTGCAGCTCTTCATCCATTGGCAAAACTCAGCTGTGCACAGCTGCATTGCCTCCCTGTTATTGCTGGTGTGCACAGCccaccactgcagctctgccaaagCAAGCTGGCCCCGCAGTACCCtctgctgttttgctgctgacATGTCCCAGGAGGCAATTTTCCCTGCTCAGTTGTCTTTGTTAGGGAGTAGGAACATAAACTCATTTCCTATCCCCTCCTgtaaaggagggaagaaaagaaacaagctttGTCCTCTTCGAAACCTCTTCCCTAGGAACCACCTCCATTCTCACATGCCAGGCATTCCTCTGCCAGGGAGTGGAGAGCAGACATGCACCCCTGGGTGGACTGAAATGCTAAAAACCATTGGTCACATTTGCCTTCCCATATCCTCTGGTCAGTGCTGCGGTGAAAGAGGTGTCTTTGAGTGGCAGCTAGTTGGAGACAAAGgccagcagaggaggaagatgttACTGCCCACCATCCCCATCCGGAACATTTATGTATGGTGGAAATAAGACAGGAGGTACCAGTCAGGAAGACATCTTAGCTTGTCATCAAAGAGCCCAGCTGCTCCATCACAAAGCAGCCATCAGTTACCAGGAATATagaaaacagcaagaagagATATTTCCCTTCTGACAATTTTGAGTGAGGAGTGGGGGGGAAAAAGTCAACTTGATCTCAGAGAAAGTGATCAAGTTGCTGTCAGgttaaaaacaacagcaagagCAGCTTTAATGTTCAAGTAGAAGAAAAAGCCAGGAGGAGTATGCACAGTCAGCTCCATTAAGACAAAGCTCTTTAGGGAACACACAGTTATAAACTGCTTTCAGCAACATTCGGTCTCAGCAAGACAAGCTGAAAGCTTCTTTTTGTAAGGGATCCCTTTGATATTCTCTTGCTTGAAGTTATGTCTCTGCCATGCAGGGGAAGGGCTTCCAGAGAAGGAGAGAAGCTAGAAGCGGTATGCACATGAGTTATCCCCAGGCACCTGTTACCGTTTTACTTTGCCATTATATCAAGTGACCAGTTGATTTATATCATcctgaaatcacatcctgattTTTCAAGGAGCCAGGGAGAAAGATATGCACCACTAAGAGCTGGCAGTTCACCAGCCCTAATGTTCTCTTCTGGAGGATGCTGGCAACAGGCCATGCGACGGGCCACTGCATGCATACTACCCCACACTCCACCTCATCAGGGCACAGGACTCAGAGATCTCTCCTGTGGTTACAGGAGAAAAGCTGCTGTGGAGGACAAGTCAGAGtagaagtttctttttaaccCTGATACAGGAGATGCTTGTCTCCTGTGCCTAAAGTTATCCCATAACACCCATGGAGTACCATACTTGCCCATCACTCAGACACTTTAACACAAAGCAACAATTCACATTAGAATTGCTTTCACATGGCCGACTAAAATCCAGCAATGACTTCCATCCCCCACTCCACACTGAGGGCCAAACTCTCTGCTCCAGCTAGGGACAAATGAACAGGCTCCCTGCTTCTGAAGTACAAGGCGTACCTGCCATCATCACAGTACCTCAGAACACTATAATTTCAAGTTACTTTTGTCCTGCAAACACCCACAGAAGTAAGAAACTATAAAACCCACTATTTGTCCACAACTGAAACACTACAGACTAGCTCAGGGGCAagaagagctgtgctttgcTTAAGGATAGGAAGAGAAGATTACCCTACGAAGCTGGACAGCAGGGAAGGCGGAGAGAAGCAGGATGTACCAGAGGGTTGCTAGGCCTCAGCATTTGCCTCAAGTGAAGGATGCCATGGCCTTTCCAGGGATTGCAAGCTAGGAGGACATCTGTCAGTCACAGCACAAGGTGGTTTGAATGCAAGCAGGGCCGCATCAGCCTCCATTCGAGTTCCAAGGACAGAATGCAACATTCTCCCACGACCTTCATCAAGAGCTGCTGCCCACAGCACTAATGTGAAACAGCAATACCTCTCTATGCGTTTCCTTTGCAGCTCCAAGGCAACCAACCATGAGGTGACACTGACTTGCTGCCAGCACAACCGGCTGGAGCAAGCCATCCAGCACTGGtaggagggccatgaggatgatcaggggactgaagcacctcccatacgaagacaggctgagaaagttggggctgttcagcctggagaagagaaggctgcgtggagacctcatagcagccttccagtatctgaagggggcctacatggatgctggggagggactcttcattagggactgtagtgataggacaaggggtaacgggttgaaacttaaacagcagaggtttagactggatataaggaagaaattctttactgttagggtggtgaggtactggaatgggttgcccagggaggttgtgaatgctccatccctggcagtgttcaaggccgggttggatgaagccttgggtgacatggtttagtgtgaggtgtccctgcccatggcagggggttggaactagatgatcttgaggtcctttccaatcctaactattctatgattctatgattcttcaaGTCAGGTCAGCCTAAGGGAGAACGAGGCTCTGGCCTAAGCATCTCTCCCCCCTTTCAACAGGGAGATCAGCAAAGATACATGGCAGCCACGCTCAACAGGGTGCCAAATTAGCAGCCATATGGTGCCATACCACAGCATCCTTGTGACTTCCAGAGGTGCCATCCACACAGTATTAATGGGTGGCATcaagcaggaagaaaacttggtggaaaaaaaagagacaccTAAAGGTGGGGTTGGCATGGGAAGGATGAGGAAACAGCTGATAAATAAAGGCATTGCCTTCTCCCTTGCCAGTGAAGGCAGACACAAGAGGTACATCACATCAGCCACAAGCCTCCAGATGTGTGCAAGATCTTGCAAGGCCTCAGAAGATCAGTAGCATCTGTGGTCAAAAAGAAAGCAGGTGTCTTCTACTACGCATTCCTGTGGGAAACCCAATTGCTCCGTGCCAGCAGCTAAGATCTGCTGCATACAGAAACTAAGGCAGATGCAACATAAAGCCTCTGTCTTTTTAAGTACTGTGGCTGCTCACCTCTTCAGTTCCTGGAAGCACAGTACTTTTAGACTCCACACTTCCCACGGGCTTTCACTGTTTCAGCTGTTCTCTTGAGTGTCTTGTCCTGCTCTTTGGTGAACTAAGCCTTGGCTATTTCAGATGCCACATCTCCAGCCTCAGTGAGATAACTGTACAGCCTGGAACAAAGCAGCTCTTAACCCTCTGTACAGAGTACACAGGACCTGGAGGTAAAGTGGTCTTTGTTAACAGAATTTTGGCTCAAGACCGTTCTTCCATAAGTCAGCAGGATAGACCAGTGTCTGAACACCTTCAGAGTCCATTATAAAACCCTCCACTCGAACAGATTGTTCTTACTGTAACTACCATAATACTAATAGCAGCATAATTATATAATTCTCCAACCCCCAGTTTAAAAGATCTGCTCAGAGAAGACTTAGAAAGGTCTACTAAAATCCAATAATGGTCTATGAGACACCAAATTAATTTTATCCAAGAAGCATGTAGACACCACAAGGGTACAAGATGCTAAAGAAAACTTCAAGCTAAAAAATTCCCCTGGAATctatcaaatcatagaatagttagggttagaaagaaccttaagatcatctagttccaacactaCTTCCTCTCAGTATCCTTCAGCTGTACTGGGCTCCCTTGTAACTAATCCCTCTCCAGCTAAAGCCATTCTCAGTATAGAAATTTCCATGGATCCAGAAATACCTCAACACACTCTGATCCTTCACATGCTCTCAGAAGCCATGGTTTAAATTTCTTAGCACCAGTATGCTGGATAGAAGCAGCAACTCTCCTAtcctcttctctccttcacTTACTCTTAATATCCTGGACTCTTCCTCAGCCCTGCTTCCTGCCTCCTCAAAACATCTGGTTCCACGAAGACTGCTGTGATGGCCCTGGAGGTTGCATCACCATTTGGCTCCCAGATTGGGTCTCTCAGGACATCAGAGGATGAGCTGAGGCATTGCTCATTGCACTCTGTAGTACACATACACCAAGGCTGCAAGGTCCTTCTCCCAGCCAAATACAGTACTGCGGGTGCTCACTGCTCCAAGACTGCAGCAGTTACAGCAGTGTGAACGGAGTGGGCTAGTTCTTCTGCTTCTTGACTTTGGGATCTTACGGGGAAGGAATGCTCCATCATGAGATGAggaataggaaagaaaaaagggacaaaaaaaacTACACGAAAAAGCAACTTATGTCCTCAGACAGGCCATGGGGTAACTAAAGAAGTATGGAAGAACTCCCATCTAGTCTCAgtgtcctgcagagaagggtaggacaaaaccattttgtcacaggacaaaagaaaatcatattTCAGAGACCAAGTGAGGCATGTGGTAACACAGGCTGTTGTTTCATAGGTTCTCCCCTCACTCACCACCCCTCAGCTGTCAGTTGTGTGAATCCAAGTTGTCAATTGCATTAATGTCTGCTTTTAAAGCCAATTCAGCAGCAGATCTAGCtaggttaaaaataaacttcaagAAAATGCTTAGGCATAGAACAAGCAGCTGACCAGGAGGAACTTTGTGAATTATTGCATCAGTTCACTTCTCACCAAACCCGTGGTATTGTGCAGATACATCCTCAAGACACTCAAACTTACAGGACTTCTTTAAAACACTGTTAATTTAAGCAAACATCTGTTGAGGCCCCTGTTCAAATACTGTGAGCTAACTCTTCCCACCAGCATCAGGGAAGGATTATATCTCAAGGAGGGCtctggaagaagcagcaggtaACTGCTTTCAAAGCTGATCCTGGCGGGCAATCTGTGTTTGCCAAGCAAATCCTGAGCACAGCACCAAGAGGAGCACCAAGTCAGGATCACCTGTGGCATATGAGACATGGACTCCAGTCATGGTGCAACTAAAGACCTTTATTGAGTGAGCTTACAGGCTTTTATCGTATTCTGCCTAGCCATCATAAGGAAATGGCTTTACTGATCAGGCGCCTTTTCAACCAATCATATGCAACTGTTTTTCAGGATAAGGCAAGTGCTTGCTCAAACATGTTCTAATGTTCTAATATATGTTCTTTCTACTGCTACAAACATTGCAAGTGCTTGCCGACACATGTCATGAATAAGACAAGTGCTTGTACAAACACgttctgctgctgcaagcaTCGTTACTTTTGGCCCACAATCACTCATGGACCCTGGGCTCTGAGGAGCACATGGCAAACCATGTGCCACACCATACACATAAACCCTATGCaaaggaaagcaggagagaCACTGAGGAGCATGTAACAGCCCAAGCAACAGGGAGATGCAGGTTGAACAGCCCAGAGGAAGGTGAGACGGGTGCCCGGTGGGCCCGTGGGAGGCAGTTAAAGGAGGAAGGAGGCAAGAAACACTTGATGCCATGGTGATGGGTAGAGTGCACAGACCCACGCAGGCAGGCAGGAACCACATTGCTTCCAGCTATTTTTGAAGCAGGTGGCAGTTGTTTGTGCATCCCAGGGATAAAAGCTCTCCAAGATGGATCAAGGAGGGGAGTAATTAAACCCCAGGAAGACAATAAATAACGAGAGGCCATGGAACAGCAGCAAGATCCTAGCAGCCACGGAGAAGAGCTGGCCACCCATTCCCGCCCTCTTTCCTCCCCCATCCATCACCAACCACTTGGGGTTTGGCAGTGTGCTCACTTTCCCACAGTAGCCGATCTATTACTGTTTGGAAGAGCATTCCcagcctcttccttcccctcctcccctcctttcaGGCCACAGGGGTCCTGCTTGGCAGCCCCCAGATCCCCCTCTTCCCTGAATGTCTGGTGACCAGCCAATCCCATGCAAAGAGCATTAACCCCTCTTCACCAGGAACAGCCGGAGTAACCTGACTCCATGCAGAGAGGTTTCTCCAGGgtgtctctccctccttcccatccctggcTCCCTCCACACTCCCCATTCTCTTgcctcttcccccttcccttttaTTCCCAAAACCTAACTCCAGCCCTGGGAGTGTCGCGTCTTCCCGAGAATGTTACACGAACCCATGGGGATTTTTGTTGGACCAAGAACAGACCCTTATTTATTTGTCTCTTCTGCCTTTgttcttcatttcctctttcaAGACTTCAGCAAGACCTCGACACAGTGCCGCCCGGGTCCCCCGCTGCCACGCCACTTGGCTATTATTTTCGGAAAGAAA harbors:
- the MGAT3 gene encoding beta-1,4-mannosyl-glycoprotein 4-beta-N-acetylglucosaminyltransferase, which codes for MKMSRHKLFLTLCMAGLCLISFLHFLKALSYVTFPRELASLSPNLVSSFFWNNAPVTPQVSPEPGGAELLRTPLYSHSPLLQPLPPSRASEELHKAKFVLPEDTTEYFVRTKAGGICFKPGTKVLEKPPVGGRLEERVDGAASGRPARKPLSATGTKRRKWVECVCLPGWHGPSCGVPTVVQYSNLPTKDRLVPREVPRRVINAINVNHEFDLLDVRFHELGDVVDAFVVCESNFTAYGEPRPLKFREMLLNGSFDYIRHKVLYVFLDHFPPGGRQDGWIADDYLRTFLTRDGISRLHNLRPDDVFIIDDADEIPARDGVLFLKLYDGWTEPFAFHMRKSLYGFFWKQPGTLEVVSGCTMGMLQAVYANDGIRLRRREYYTMPGFRQYENSTGHILVQWSLGSPLHFAGWHCSWCFTPEGIYFKLVSAQNGDFPRWGDYEDKRDLNYIRELIRTGGWFDGTTQEYPPADPKEQMYAPKYLLKNYQRFRYLLENPYRKVEGAG